From the Methanobacterium spitsbergense genome, one window contains:
- a CDS encoding delta 1-pyrroline-5-carboxylate synthetase — translation MDWVIKLGGSLFPERAIKLCEAIKDLNNSNQIPIKILIICGGGIFANKIRDYDKNLQFSNTANHKSAILCMDIIGTLLADKVKGFETVKSIEKAESVIDQGSIPIFIPSDIMEYQDPLEHSWRVSSDSIALYLSDLLKAKLLIATDVDGIYTHDPSQDGAKLIKIIGAKKLLNFGETSVDEFLPELLIRYKSNCYVVNGKYPDRVISIIEGRSSKYTLIGGN, via the coding sequence ATGGATTGGGTAATTAAATTGGGAGGAAGTTTGTTTCCTGAGAGGGCAATTAAATTATGTGAAGCTATTAAAGATTTAAATAATTCCAATCAAATTCCTATAAAAATATTAATAATTTGTGGTGGGGGAATATTTGCAAATAAAATAAGAGATTATGACAAAAATCTACAATTTTCAAATACAGCCAACCATAAATCAGCAATATTATGCATGGACATAATAGGAACACTCCTTGCAGACAAGGTTAAAGGGTTTGAAACCGTAAAATCTATTGAAAAGGCCGAAAGTGTAATTGATCAGGGCAGTATACCTATTTTTATTCCTTCAGACATAATGGAATATCAAGATCCTTTGGAACATAGCTGGAGAGTGAGCTCAGATTCAATTGCACTTTATTTATCAGATCTTCTGAAGGCCAAACTATTAATAGCAACAGATGTAGATGGAATATACACGCATGATCCAAGCCAAGATGGTGCGAAACTTATAAAAATTATAGGTGCAAAAAAACTACTAAATTTTGGTGAAACATCGGTTGATGAATTTTTACCCGAGCTTTTAATCAGATATAAATCTAATTGCTACGTTGTTAACGGCAAATACCCTGATAGGGTAATATCGATTATCGAAGGACGAAGCTCGAAATATACACTCATTGGAGGAAATTAA
- the pth2 gene encoding peptidyl-tRNA hydrolase Pth2, translating into MKQVIVMRADLNMSRGKIAAQACHGCLGAYKKTDDRILKKWESEGEKKVVLKVKDLEELFEIYELVKATNMPIYLVYDAGHTEVPRSTITCLGIGPDEDEKIDKITKDLKLLK; encoded by the coding sequence ATGAAACAAGTCATAGTAATGAGAGCAGATCTAAACATGAGCCGGGGTAAAATCGCTGCTCAAGCATGTCATGGTTGTTTGGGTGCGTATAAAAAAACAGATGACCGTATATTAAAAAAATGGGAATCTGAAGGTGAAAAAAAGGTTGTATTAAAAGTAAAGGATCTTGAAGAATTATTTGAAATATACGAACTTGTAAAAGCCACCAACATGCCAATCTACTTGGTATATGATGCAGGTCACACAGAAGTGCCCAGATCAACCATAACCTGTCTTGGAATAGGTCCTGATGAAGATGAGAAGATAGATAAAATTACAAAGGATCTCAAGCTCCTGAAATAG